The proteins below are encoded in one region of Acetoanaerobium noterae:
- a CDS encoding YraN family protein, with protein sequence MKSNNYSKGKLGEDIAVNYLKNCGFEILDRNFAIKAAEIDIIAYKNNIVNFIEVKARTTIDFGYAHEAVDARKQNKIRLAAEVYLNQTNLIYEEISFDVVEIYFDTKNINHIIGCF encoded by the coding sequence ATGAAATCCAATAATTACTCAAAAGGAAAACTAGGAGAAGATATTGCAGTAAACTATCTCAAAAACTGTGGATTTGAGATACTAGATAGAAATTTTGCAATAAAGGCGGCAGAAATTGATATTATTGCCTATAAAAATAATATAGTGAATTTTATTGAGGTGAAGGCTAGAACCACAATAGATTTTGGATATGCGCATGAAGCTGTTGATGCTAGGAAACAAAATAAAATTAGATTGGCAGCCGAGGTTTACCTAAACCAAACTAACCTAATATATGAAGAAATATCATTTGACGTTGTTGAAATATATTTTGATACTAAAAATATCAATCATATCATTGGTTGCTTTTAA
- a CDS encoding replication-associated recombination protein A — MKKPLADMIRPKKIDEIVGQEHLTGSDGVIYRAIENNIIPNMIFYGPPGVGKTSVANIIANSCNKSIHMLNATYTKTEEVKEILKDSKLQTLDSKEIIYIDEIQNFNKKQQQILLDYIEKGDIVLIASTTENPYHYVYKALLSRCFVLEFKALEHKDIKKGVQVLIASLKNDTYKIKIDDIALDNIAHYADGDMRKAVNLIELILQLYEDENEINISIELLKKLNISKQLMYDISGDSHYDILSAFQKSIRGSDTDASLHYLARLIKSGDLKSICRRLLVIASEDIGLAYPNAITIIKNCVDSALHLGFPEARIPLAQAVILLATSPKSNSVIKAIDSAMDDLEKFSVGDIPLHLKDAHYLGAQNLDRGIDYKYPHNYENNYVVQQYLPDAIKSRVYYQSQKNKFETSIKNYWKDIKK, encoded by the coding sequence ATGAAAAAACCACTGGCAGATATGATAAGGCCTAAAAAAATTGATGAAATAGTTGGACAAGAGCATTTGACAGGGTCTGACGGGGTAATCTATAGGGCTATAGAGAATAATATAATACCAAATATGATATTTTATGGCCCGCCTGGAGTTGGAAAAACAAGTGTAGCAAATATTATTGCAAATTCCTGCAATAAATCTATACACATGTTAAATGCAACCTATACTAAAACTGAAGAAGTAAAAGAAATATTAAAGGACTCTAAGCTTCAAACTCTTGACAGTAAAGAGATTATATATATAGATGAAATACAAAATTTTAATAAAAAACAGCAACAAATTCTTTTAGATTATATTGAAAAAGGGGACATTGTTCTTATAGCTAGCACCACTGAAAATCCATACCACTATGTATATAAAGCGCTGCTTAGTAGATGCTTTGTGCTTGAGTTTAAAGCCTTAGAGCATAAGGATATAAAAAAAGGGGTGCAGGTTCTTATTGCATCTTTAAAAAATGACACTTACAAAATTAAGATTGATGATATTGCCTTAGATAATATCGCTCATTATGCAGATGGAGATATGAGAAAAGCAGTTAATTTAATAGAACTTATTTTGCAGTTATATGAAGATGAAAATGAAATCAACATTAGTATTGAGCTTTTGAAGAAGCTAAATATATCAAAGCAGCTTATGTATGATATAAGTGGAGATAGTCACTACGATATTTTAAGCGCATTCCAAAAATCAATAAGAGGTAGCGATACAGATGCCTCACTTCACTATTTAGCTCGGCTTATTAAATCAGGTGATTTGAAATCTATTTGCAGAAGGTTGCTTGTGATTGCTTCAGAGGATATTGGACTAGCTTATCCTAATGCTATAACTATAATAAAAAACTGCGTTGATAGTGCTCTTCATTTAGGATTTCCAGAAGCGAGGATACCTCTTGCTCAAGCAGTTATACTATTAGCAACATCGCCTAAATCCAATTCCGTTATTAAAGCAATTGATAGCGCTATGGATGATTTAGAAAAGTTTTCAGTAGGAGATATACCTCTTCATTTAAAGGATGCACATTATTTAGGAGCGCAGAATTTGGATAGAGGAATAGATTATAAGTATCCACATAATTATGAGAATAATTATGTTGTGCAACAATATCTACCAGACGCAATAAAAAGCAGAGTATATTACCAATCGCAAAAAAATAAATTCGAAACTAGCATTAAAAATTATTGGAAAGATATTAAAAAATAA
- the ylqF gene encoding ribosome biogenesis GTPase YlqF → MKKSNSKVNKPVIKSSRKPSTKNNKVKDLKADEANKSSSQDSDLNINWYPGHMKKTKEQILENIKLVDVVLEIVDARAPYSTSNPDIDDMVKNLPKVVVLNKEDLADPNKTQQWIEYYKTKGHESAMINSLTGKGLNELLASLNNKSKDLYKKLESKGRRKRALRVMVVGIPNVGKSSIINRIVGKKSAQTGDRPGVTKGKQWVKLKGDLELLDTPGVLWPKIEDQSVAMKLAFLGSIKDQVMEIEEIAMELIKYLKEIKPQIFTERFDLDKDISDMEAIEIADFIAFKRGYILPGNQVDYFRLSSSLLMEFRAGKLGTITLETPKSI, encoded by the coding sequence ATGAAAAAAAGTAATAGTAAAGTGAACAAGCCTGTTATAAAATCATCACGCAAGCCTAGCACGAAAAATAACAAGGTAAAAGATTTAAAGGCGGATGAAGCTAATAAATCTAGTTCTCAGGATTCTGATTTGAATATAAACTGGTATCCTGGACATATGAAGAAAACTAAAGAACAAATTTTAGAAAATATTAAATTAGTAGATGTAGTTTTAGAAATCGTAGATGCTAGAGCGCCATACAGCACAAGCAATCCTGATATTGACGACATGGTAAAAAACTTACCAAAGGTCGTAGTATTAAATAAGGAAGACCTAGCTGATCCTAATAAGACACAGCAATGGATTGAGTACTATAAGACAAAAGGTCATGAATCTGCTATGATAAATTCCTTAACTGGTAAGGGACTTAACGAATTGCTGGCATCTTTAAATAATAAATCCAAGGACTTATATAAGAAGCTAGAAAGCAAAGGCAGGAGAAAAAGAGCATTAAGAGTAATGGTAGTAGGTATTCCCAATGTTGGAAAGTCTTCTATTATAAATAGAATAGTTGGAAAGAAAAGTGCTCAAACTGGTGATAGACCAGGAGTTACAAAAGGCAAGCAGTGGGTTAAATTAAAAGGAGATTTAGAGCTTTTAGATACTCCAGGAGTCCTATGGCCTAAGATTGAAGATCAAAGTGTAGCTATGAAACTTGCTTTTCTTGGTTCTATAAAAGATCAAGTTATGGAAATTGAAGAAATAGCTATGGAACTAATTAAGTACCTAAAAGAAATTAAACCTCAAATTTTCACTGAAAGATTTGATCTTGATAAAGATATAAGCGATATGGAGGCTATAGAAATAGCAGATTTTATAGCTTTTAAAAGGGGATATATCCTACCTGGAAATCAAGTGGATTATTTTAGACTATCGTCTTCATTACTAATGGAGTTTAGAGCAGGAAAGCTAGGGACAATAACACTTGAAACACCTAAATCAATTTAA
- the codY gene encoding GTP-sensing pleiotropic transcriptional regulator CodY, producing MSSLLLEKTRKINKILQNSGSNPVSFTELSKTLKDVLNANVYIVSSKGKALGVELTHMSDSSTIIDEKTGEERLPDSYIESVNRIFETISNLTQEKLLEVFKDDVKSYEKYATIVPIMGSGQRLGTLILSRYESKFSDEDLILAEYSATVVGLEILRARSEELEDEMRSKAVVQMAINTLSYSELEAVEHIFNELNGDEGLLVASKIADRVGITRSVIVNALRKFESAGVIESRSLGMKGTHIKILNDKLLDELKKNKH from the coding sequence ATGTCAAGCTTATTATTAGAAAAAACAAGAAAAATCAATAAGATTCTTCAAAATTCAGGTTCAAACCCAGTATCATTTACGGAGCTTAGCAAAACATTAAAAGACGTTTTAAATGCCAATGTATATATTGTAAGTTCTAAAGGAAAGGCTCTTGGAGTTGAGCTTACTCATATGTCAGACAGTTCAACTATTATTGATGAAAAAACAGGAGAAGAAAGACTACCAGATAGCTATATTGAATCAGTTAATCGTATATTTGAAACCATATCAAATTTAACTCAAGAAAAGCTTTTAGAGGTTTTCAAAGATGACGTAAAAAGCTATGAAAAATATGCAACAATTGTACCTATAATGGGAAGTGGACAAAGACTAGGAACTCTTATTTTATCAAGATATGAAAGTAAGTTTTCTGATGAGGATTTGATACTTGCTGAATATAGTGCAACTGTTGTTGGTCTGGAAATTCTAAGAGCTAGAAGCGAAGAATTAGAAGACGAAATGAGAAGCAAAGCTGTTGTTCAAATGGCTATTAATACACTATCATATTCAGAGCTTGAAGCTGTTGAGCACATCTTTAATGAACTTAATGGAGATGAAGGGCTTCTAGTTGCTAGTAAAATAGCTGACAGAGTTGGAATTACTCGTTCTGTTATAGTAAATGCACTTAGAAAATTTGAAAGTGCTGGTGTAATTGAATCCCGTTCTCTTGGAATGAAGGGTACTCATATTAAGATTCTAAATGACAAGCTGCTTGATGAACTTAAAAAGAATAAGCATTAG
- a CDS encoding EscU/YscU/HrcU family type III secretion system export apparatus switch protein has protein sequence MKRKIKGKETAVALRYDMNEFIAPKIVGKGQGEVAKRIIEKARENDIPVYQDEKLAGQLSAMEIDSFIPEELYEAVAQILAFIAGVDADEIQ, from the coding sequence ATGAAAAGAAAAATTAAAGGCAAGGAAACTGCTGTTGCATTAAGATACGATATGAATGAGTTTATAGCCCCAAAAATTGTAGGAAAAGGGCAAGGAGAAGTAGCTAAACGAATAATTGAAAAAGCAAGGGAGAACGATATACCTGTATATCAAGATGAAAAACTAGCAGGTCAGCTAAGTGCAATGGAAATTGATTCATTTATTCCAGAAGAGCTATATGAAGCTGTGGCGCAAATTTTAGCTTTTATTGCAGGAGTTGATGCTGATGAAATCCAATAA
- a CDS encoding YifB family Mg chelatase-like AAA ATPase, translating into MFFKIISAGTSGIEGYIVEVEADMTKGLPGFSLVGLPNAAVKESKERIKSAVCNSGFRYPNKKIIVNLSPADIKKEGSHYDLAIALAILREVENIAEEKFEDIAFIGELSLDGKLKPIKACTALILGLLKNSKIKKVIIPFENFNEASMIPGIEILPLKTLKEVYDYLVEKKSIEYEINLNEKNHEEPDNLLDFKDVKGCQLVKRAAEISAAGFHNLLMIGPPGSGKTMIAARFNTIMPELNNEEFIQVSQIYSFLGHIPSEIKMRKRPFRQPHHTITYASLIGGGHNSNPGEVVLSHNGVLFMDEFLEFDKKLVEGLRQPLEDKKVSISRLNNKYTYPSDFILIAAMNPCPCGNFLNQSKACSCNDNKIKTYLSRASTPILDRMDIFVETSPIPYEDLVVEIDEEDSATIKKRVEKAVEIQKNRFKSLKINYNSQMNSRQITKYCILSKEAKSLLEAAFKQSNLTARSYHRILKVSRTIADLDSSELININHIAEALNFRKTFHKYWD; encoded by the coding sequence ATGTTTTTTAAAATTATTTCTGCAGGAACATCTGGAATAGAAGGTTATATAGTGGAAGTAGAAGCTGATATGACCAAAGGCTTACCAGGGTTTTCTTTAGTAGGCTTGCCAAATGCAGCAGTTAAAGAATCAAAAGAGAGAATTAAATCAGCAGTGTGCAACAGTGGCTTTAGATATCCAAATAAAAAAATTATAGTCAATTTATCTCCAGCTGATATAAAAAAGGAAGGCTCTCACTATGACTTAGCTATTGCTTTAGCCATTCTAAGAGAAGTCGAAAATATAGCTGAAGAAAAGTTTGAAGATATTGCTTTTATAGGAGAGCTGTCACTAGATGGAAAATTAAAACCTATAAAGGCATGTACTGCATTAATCCTTGGGTTACTAAAAAACTCCAAAATAAAAAAGGTTATTATCCCTTTTGAAAATTTTAATGAAGCCTCTATGATTCCAGGTATAGAGATATTACCTCTAAAAACCCTAAAAGAAGTTTATGATTATTTGGTGGAGAAGAAATCAATAGAATATGAAATTAATTTAAATGAAAAAAACCACGAAGAGCCTGATAATCTTCTTGATTTTAAAGATGTGAAAGGCTGCCAATTAGTAAAAAGAGCAGCAGAAATATCGGCTGCTGGATTTCATAATTTGCTTATGATAGGACCACCTGGCTCTGGCAAGACAATGATAGCAGCAAGATTTAACACTATAATGCCAGAGCTTAATAATGAGGAATTTATTCAAGTAAGCCAAATTTATAGCTTTTTAGGTCATATTCCATCAGAAATTAAAATGAGGAAAAGACCATTTAGACAACCTCATCATACAATAACCTATGCCTCGCTTATAGGGGGAGGGCACAATAGCAATCCTGGAGAAGTAGTGTTATCTCATAATGGTGTATTATTTATGGATGAGTTTCTAGAATTTGATAAAAAATTAGTAGAGGGCCTTAGGCAACCACTAGAAGACAAAAAGGTTTCAATTTCAAGATTAAATAATAAATATACTTATCCTTCGGACTTTATTTTGATTGCGGCAATGAATCCATGTCCTTGCGGAAACTTTTTGAATCAATCAAAGGCTTGCAGCTGCAACGATAATAAGATAAAAACATATCTATCTAGAGCCTCAACTCCTATTTTGGATAGAATGGATATTTTTGTCGAAACTTCTCCTATTCCCTATGAGGATTTAGTAGTGGAAATTGATGAGGAGGACTCAGCTACAATTAAGAAAAGGGTAGAAAAAGCAGTTGAAATTCAAAAAAATAGATTTAAATCCTTGAAAATTAATTACAATAGTCAAATGAATTCTAGGCAAATAACAAAATATTGCATACTATCAAAGGAAGCAAAAAGCTTGCTTGAGGCAGCTTTTAAACAGAGCAATTTGACAGCAAGAAGCTATCATAGGATTTTAAAAGTATCTCGTACTATTGCAGATTTGGATTCAAGTGAATTAATTAATATAAATCATATAGCAGAAGCTCTGAATTTCAGGAAAACATTTCATAAGTATTGGGATTAA
- the topA gene encoding type I DNA topoisomerase, giving the protein MGKNLVIVESPAKAKTIGKFLGKNYTVKASVGHIRDLPKSKLGVDVENDFEPQYITIRGKGSVVNELKKQAKKSDKVYLATDPDREGEAISWHLAYLLGLNEEEPIRIEFNEITKDAIKKAIKHPRKIDRPLVDAQQARRVVDRLVGYKISPILWAKIRKGLSAGRVQSVATKLICDRENEINAFEPEEYWSIDAITQIDKKNKVDFKFYGDEKGKIELHSKDEVDLILKSIKNKDLVIKAVEKKERKRSAPKPFTTSSLQQEASGKLSFTTKKTMIVAQQLYEGVDIKGKGSLGLITYIRTDSFRISDEAQENAKNYINDKYGKDYFKKYQNNSKSKKKIQDAHECIRPSYVDLAPEDIEDSLSKEQFKLYKLIWERFIATMMADAIYDSQNISASIDKYIFKTSGSKLKFDGFMKVYSFSSQEETILPDMKEESVFPVKKIDPKQHFTQPPARYSEASLVKTLEELGIGRPSTYAPTISTILQRDYVEKKGNSLIPTELGFIVTEIMSENFKEIVDYTFTADMENNLDKIEDGEIEWQNIVKDFYSPLEESIEKAVENIEKVILEEKTDEICDICGSEMVIKFGRFGKFIACKNYPECKGTKPILERIGIKCPECSDGDVIIRKTKKGRIFYGCSSFPKCRFVSWDRPNGEKCPKCDSFLVIAKTKTTEKIKCSNKECDYEK; this is encoded by the coding sequence ATGGGAAAAAATTTGGTTATCGTAGAATCACCTGCGAAAGCTAAGACAATTGGAAAATTTCTAGGCAAAAACTATACGGTTAAGGCTTCTGTAGGACATATTCGAGATTTGCCAAAAAGCAAATTGGGTGTTGATGTAGAAAATGATTTTGAGCCACAGTACATCACAATAAGGGGAAAAGGAAGCGTAGTAAACGAATTAAAAAAGCAAGCAAAAAAATCTGACAAGGTATATCTGGCAACTGACCCTGATAGAGAGGGAGAGGCTATTTCGTGGCATCTTGCTTATCTACTAGGGCTAAATGAAGAAGAACCTATAAGAATTGAATTCAATGAAATAACAAAGGATGCAATAAAAAAAGCTATCAAGCATCCTAGGAAAATAGATAGACCTCTTGTAGATGCTCAGCAAGCTAGGAGAGTAGTAGATAGATTGGTGGGTTACAAAATCAGCCCGATTTTATGGGCTAAAATCAGAAAAGGCTTAAGTGCTGGTAGAGTTCAGTCTGTCGCTACTAAGCTAATTTGTGATAGAGAAAATGAAATTAATGCTTTTGAGCCTGAAGAGTATTGGTCTATTGATGCAATAACTCAAATCGACAAGAAAAATAAAGTTGACTTTAAGTTTTATGGTGATGAAAAAGGTAAAATAGAATTGCATAGTAAAGATGAAGTAGATTTAATTTTAAAATCAATTAAAAATAAAGATTTAGTGATAAAAGCTGTAGAAAAAAAGGAAAGAAAGAGAAGCGCGCCAAAACCTTTTACTACAAGCTCACTTCAGCAAGAAGCATCAGGCAAATTGTCTTTTACTACAAAAAAGACGATGATAGTAGCTCAGCAGCTTTATGAAGGCGTAGATATAAAAGGCAAGGGAAGTCTTGGTCTTATAACATATATCAGAACCGATTCCTTTAGAATATCGGATGAGGCTCAGGAAAATGCAAAAAACTATATTAATGATAAATATGGAAAAGACTATTTCAAAAAGTATCAAAATAATTCTAAATCAAAAAAGAAAATTCAAGATGCACATGAATGTATTAGACCTTCATATGTAGACTTAGCACCAGAAGACATAGAAGATTCACTTTCTAAAGAGCAGTTTAAACTATATAAATTAATCTGGGAAAGATTTATCGCGACAATGATGGCAGATGCAATATATGATTCGCAAAATATAAGTGCATCAATAGACAAGTATATTTTTAAAACAAGTGGTTCAAAGCTGAAATTCGATGGTTTTATGAAAGTATATAGTTTTAGCTCTCAAGAAGAGACCATTTTACCAGATATGAAAGAAGAAAGTGTTTTTCCAGTAAAGAAGATAGACCCAAAACAGCATTTTACTCAGCCTCCTGCGCGATATAGTGAGGCTAGCCTAGTAAAGACTTTAGAGGAGCTGGGAATAGGAAGACCTAGTACGTACGCTCCAACGATTTCAACTATACTACAAAGAGATTATGTAGAAAAAAAAGGCAATAGCTTGATTCCTACTGAGCTAGGATTTATAGTAACAGAAATAATGAGTGAAAATTTCAAAGAAATCGTTGATTATACATTTACAGCTGATATGGAAAACAATTTAGATAAGATAGAAGATGGAGAAATTGAATGGCAAAATATAGTTAAGGATTTTTATTCTCCTCTAGAAGAATCTATTGAAAAAGCTGTTGAAAATATAGAGAAGGTTATTTTGGAAGAAAAAACTGATGAAATCTGCGACATATGTGGCTCTGAAATGGTAATTAAATTTGGAAGATTTGGCAAATTTATAGCTTGCAAAAACTATCCTGAATGCAAAGGAACTAAGCCTATACTTGAGAGAATAGGAATTAAATGTCCAGAATGTAGTGATGGCGACGTAATAATTAGAAAAACAAAAAAGGGAAGAATTTTTTATGGATGTTCTTCTTTTCCAAAATGTAGATTTGTTTCTTGGGATAGGCCAAATGGAGAAAAGTGCCCTAAATGTGATTCTTTCTTGGTTATAGCTAAAACTAAGACCACTGAAAAAATAAAATGTTCAAACAAAGAGTGCGATTATGAAAAATAG
- a CDS encoding ribonuclease HII, translated as MENLSVKEIKDIVQTSSYEQYLSYINILSKDKRESVKKIAMSLSKKLDAVRKEEERLKNMFIIEESLFAEGYKKIGGVDEAGRGPLAGPVVSACVILDKNPMIDGIDDSKKVSEKNRDRIFDTILNSDIVYGIGISDSNEIDEYNILNATFLAMKRSIAMASQRPDFIIVDGNQQITDINHPQRCIVQGDSKSISIACASILAKVTRDRIMKQYAEIYPQYGFDKHKGYGTKEHIEAINKYGITPIHRLSFLKNIY; from the coding sequence ATGGAAAACTTAAGTGTAAAAGAAATCAAAGATATAGTGCAAACTAGTAGCTACGAACAATATTTGAGTTATATAAATATTTTATCTAAAGATAAAAGAGAATCAGTAAAGAAAATTGCGATGTCTTTATCAAAAAAATTGGATGCTGTTAGAAAAGAAGAAGAGCGCTTAAAAAATATGTTTATTATTGAAGAATCGCTATTTGCTGAAGGCTATAAAAAAATTGGAGGAGTTGATGAAGCTGGAAGAGGGCCCCTTGCTGGACCAGTAGTTTCAGCTTGTGTTATTTTAGATAAAAATCCTATGATTGATGGAATTGACGATTCAAAAAAAGTCAGCGAAAAAAATAGAGATAGGATTTTTGACACTATCTTAAACTCTGATATTGTATATGGAATTGGAATTTCAGATAGCAATGAAATAGATGAATATAATATACTAAATGCAACCTTTCTAGCTATGAAGCGTTCTATTGCAATGGCATCACAAAGACCGGATTTTATTATTGTAGATGGTAATCAGCAAATAACTGATATAAATCATCCTCAAAGATGTATAGTTCAAGGAGATTCAAAATCTATAAGTATTGCATGTGCTAGTATTCTAGCAAAAGTAACAAGAGATAGAATTATGAAGCAATATGCAGAGATTTATCCCCAGTATGGATTTGATAAACATAAGGGCTATGGGACTAAAGAACACATTGAAGCTATAAATAAATATGGAATTACGCCGATTCATAGATTAAGCTTCTTGAAGAATATATATTAA
- a CDS encoding DUF6240 domain-containing protein produces the protein MRIDIGSNSIRPELILNKSNIDSFEFNNRGENVRGRVIDVNQNMVLIQTSTGKEFVANTTIPMENFIGEEMLFTVLFNEEGQIFLKPQLDEKKQNLIKDLKVEDLLTKLGKTVNSENKEIVRQMIKSGIPVTIDSFKEVKDLSLSLKMLQNLQGELSAEQEDMPLDNIVRLFQDGKEATAVNNSSKQSALPKELGLKDIIILKSLNLEVNPKNLKAMANIEQKIADKDIDILDIKALVIDNKNVQLNLNTKSEEGKALEASNIAPKAQEDLFKELAFKPKDDILGKDNALNKLSDKENDSMKIQQQPDLVDMVVKKLDLKTKLGSEDIKLDLNKIESEFEKILASLEPGSKEATKLEKEIMPKLELLKDLSKNIFYQVVPFQIDKYENIAQYYMKKNKKSKTREEGITVAFSIETHKLGNVKAMLNYKDMNNISVNIATKSKEVEDKFKKAIPILKERLNSIGFTGVLLSTEIQNVNVSQILDDVVYKNIDSKSFETWV, from the coding sequence TTGAGAATAGATATAGGTTCTAACAGTATACGCCCAGAACTAATACTTAATAAGAGTAATATTGATTCTTTTGAATTTAATAATAGAGGAGAAAACGTAAGGGGTAGAGTAATTGATGTAAACCAAAATATGGTACTTATTCAAACGTCAACTGGTAAAGAATTTGTTGCGAACACTACTATTCCAATGGAAAATTTCATCGGGGAAGAGATGCTATTTACTGTATTATTTAATGAAGAAGGTCAAATCTTTTTAAAACCTCAACTAGATGAAAAAAAGCAGAATCTTATCAAGGACTTAAAGGTCGAAGATTTACTGACTAAGCTTGGAAAAACTGTTAATTCAGAAAATAAAGAAATAGTAAGACAAATGATTAAGTCTGGAATCCCAGTTACAATAGATAGCTTTAAGGAAGTTAAGGATTTATCCTTATCACTTAAAATGCTTCAAAATCTACAAGGAGAGCTATCAGCAGAGCAAGAGGATATGCCGTTAGATAATATTGTTAGGCTGTTCCAAGACGGTAAAGAAGCTACTGCTGTCAATAATTCATCTAAGCAATCAGCCTTACCGAAAGAATTAGGATTAAAAGATATTATCATACTAAAAAGCTTGAATTTAGAAGTGAATCCCAAGAATTTAAAGGCGATGGCTAATATAGAGCAAAAAATTGCTGATAAGGATATAGATATTTTAGATATAAAAGCCTTAGTAATAGATAATAAAAATGTGCAATTAAATTTAAATACGAAGTCAGAGGAAGGAAAAGCTTTAGAAGCGAGTAATATAGCTCCAAAAGCTCAAGAGGACTTATTTAAAGAATTAGCTTTCAAACCTAAGGACGATATCTTGGGTAAAGATAATGCTTTAAATAAATTATCAGATAAAGAAAATGATAGCATGAAAATCCAACAGCAGCCTGATTTAGTGGATATGGTCGTAAAAAAACTAGATTTAAAAACTAAGCTTGGATCAGAGGATATAAAACTAGACTTAAATAAAATAGAATCTGAGTTTGAGAAGATATTAGCTTCACTGGAGCCGGGCTCAAAAGAAGCTACAAAGTTAGAAAAGGAAATTATGCCGAAATTAGAGCTTTTAAAGGATTTGTCGAAGAATATCTTCTATCAAGTTGTTCCTTTTCAGATTGATAAATATGAAAATATAGCTCAGTATTATATGAAAAAAAATAAGAAAAGTAAGACTAGAGAAGAAGGAATAACTGTTGCATTTTCAATTGAAACTCACAAGCTAGGGAATGTTAAAGCGATGTTAAACTACAAAGATATGAACAATATTTCTGTTAATATAGCTACAAAAAGCAAAGAAGTCGAAGATAAATTTAAAAAGGCTATCCCTATACTGAAAGAACGATTAAATTCTATAGGATTTACAGGTGTTTTATTGTCAACAGAAATTCAAAATGTCAATGTCTCGCAAATCCTAGATGATGTGGTGTATAAAAATATTGACTCAAAATCTTTTGAAACTTGGGTGTGA
- the dprA gene encoding DNA-processing protein DprA has protein sequence MSRKKLFLSLFKKLSIERLAYIDSTIEEDNKIPSIEEMNDSINSSIVDNELYSSKYDYFIQIENYIEKNNLNYLTYFDDKFPQKLREIAQAPRLLYYKGNLDNIGSLSIAIVGTRKPSNYGIWAANKFSKELASNGFCVISGMASGIDKFAHQGALESDGKTICVLGSSITKPYPKTNSKLMQTVIDSGGLVISEYSDLSPIIPANFAYRNRIVSGLSDGILIIEAGMKSGTLITADFGLEQGKNIFAVPGSIDSVSSIGTNNLIKQGAQLVTCVNDILEAYGMNYGNVVTGSKDMRSLSEIERTIYGCIQSKGICTADMISIHTSLNIKDVTGILNILDIKSFINYDGHIASIKT, from the coding sequence ATGAGCCGAAAAAAGTTATTTTTATCATTATTTAAGAAACTCTCAATTGAAAGACTTGCTTATATAGATTCTACTATTGAAGAAGATAATAAGATTCCGAGTATTGAAGAAATGAACGATTCTATTAATTCATCTATAGTTGATAATGAGTTATATTCCTCTAAATATGATTATTTTATTCAAATAGAAAACTATATTGAAAAAAATAATTTGAATTATTTGACATACTTTGATGATAAATTTCCTCAAAAGCTAAGAGAGATAGCACAAGCTCCAAGACTATTATATTACAAGGGAAATTTAGATAATATAGGGTCTCTATCAATAGCTATAGTAGGAACGAGAAAACCATCAAATTATGGGATATGGGCGGCAAATAAATTCTCAAAAGAACTTGCTTCTAATGGGTTTTGTGTAATTAGCGGGATGGCCTCTGGTATTGATAAATTTGCTCACCAAGGAGCCTTAGAAAGTGATGGAAAAACTATATGTGTACTAGGCTCATCGATAACGAAGCCATATCCCAAAACCAATTCTAAGTTGATGCAAACTGTGATTGATTCAGGAGGTTTGGTGATAAGTGAGTATTCTGATTTAAGCCCTATTATTCCTGCGAATTTTGCTTACAGAAATAGAATTGTAAGTGGATTGTCGGATGGGATATTGATAATTGAAGCTGGAATGAAAAGTGGAACACTCATTACTGCAGATTTTGGATTGGAGCAGGGAAAAAATATTTTTGCAGTACCAGGAAGCATTGACTCTGTTTCTAGTATTGGTACAAACAACCTAATAAAGCAAGGAGCACAACTAGTAACCTGTGTAAATGATATTTTAGAAGCTTATGGAATGAATTATGGAAATGTGGTGACAGGCAGTAAAGATATGAGATCTCTTTCTGAGATAGAAAGAACTATATATGGTTGTATTCAAAGTAAGGGAATATGTACTGCTGATATGATATCAATTCATACTTCACTAAATATTAAAGATGTAACAGGAATTCTCAATATCTTGGATATAAAGTCATTTATTAATTATGATGGACATATAGCGAGTATAAAAACATAA